One window from the genome of Rhodococcus sp. ABRD24 encodes:
- the purD gene encoding phosphoribosylamine--glycine ligase, with protein sequence MRVLVIGSGAREHALLLALARDPGVDTLMCAPGNAGIARIAETHPVDVASGDAVTELAKTLLADLVVIGPEVPLVLGVADAVRAAGIACFGPSADAARIEGSKAFAKDVMAAAGVRTAHSEIVDTPAELDAALDRFGPNWVVKDDGLAAGKGVVVTTDRSAARDHAAELLETGHPVLLESFLDGPEVSLFCLVDGETVVPLLPAQDHKRVGDGDTGPNTGGMGAYTPLPWLPAETVTEIVEDVVKPVAAEMVKRGCGFTGLLYAGLAVGKNGPAVVEFNCRFGDPETQAVLALLDSPLGEILNAAATGTLESVPPLQWRDGAAVTVVLAAENYPATPRTGDVITGSEADGVLHAGTSAREDGAVVSAGGRVLSVVGVGADLTEAREDAYARLAEVKLPGGHFRTDIGLAAVEGRISI encoded by the coding sequence GTGCGCGTACTCGTGATCGGCTCCGGAGCCCGTGAACATGCCCTCCTGCTGGCCCTCGCCCGTGACCCGGGTGTGGACACGCTGATGTGTGCCCCCGGCAACGCCGGAATCGCCCGCATCGCCGAGACTCACCCCGTCGACGTCGCCTCCGGCGATGCAGTCACCGAACTCGCGAAAACGCTGTTGGCCGATCTGGTGGTGATCGGCCCCGAGGTGCCGCTGGTTCTCGGTGTCGCCGACGCCGTTCGCGCAGCCGGCATCGCGTGCTTCGGCCCGTCCGCTGACGCCGCCCGCATCGAGGGTTCCAAGGCGTTCGCGAAGGATGTCATGGCCGCCGCTGGTGTCCGCACCGCGCACAGTGAGATCGTCGACACCCCGGCCGAGCTCGACGCGGCCCTGGATCGCTTCGGCCCCAACTGGGTGGTCAAGGACGACGGGCTGGCCGCCGGCAAGGGCGTCGTCGTCACCACCGACCGCAGTGCCGCGCGCGATCACGCCGCCGAACTGCTCGAGACCGGCCATCCGGTGCTGCTCGAGTCGTTTCTCGACGGCCCCGAGGTGTCTCTGTTCTGTCTTGTCGACGGCGAGACCGTTGTCCCGTTGCTGCCCGCGCAGGATCACAAGCGCGTCGGCGACGGCGACACCGGCCCCAACACCGGGGGTATGGGCGCCTACACACCGCTGCCGTGGTTGCCCGCCGAGACCGTCACGGAGATCGTCGAGGATGTCGTCAAGCCCGTTGCGGCCGAGATGGTCAAGCGCGGCTGCGGCTTCACTGGCCTGCTGTACGCCGGCCTCGCGGTCGGTAAGAACGGCCCCGCCGTCGTCGAGTTCAACTGCCGCTTCGGCGACCCCGAGACGCAGGCCGTCCTGGCGCTGCTCGACAGCCCGCTCGGCGAGATCCTCAACGCCGCCGCGACCGGCACGCTCGAATCGGTGCCCCCGCTGCAGTGGCGGGATGGCGCCGCCGTCACCGTCGTGCTGGCCGCCGAGAACTACCCGGCCACCCCGCGCACCGGCGACGTCATCACCGGGTCCGAGGCCGACGGTGTCCTGCACGCAGGCACCTCCGCCCGTGAGGATGGCGCCGTCGTCTCCGCCGGTGGTCGTGTGCTGAGCGTCGTCGGCGTCGGCGCCGATCTGACCGAGGCCCGCGAGGACGCGTACGCGCGCCTCGCGGAGGTCAAACTGCCCGGCGGGCACTTCCGCACCGACATCGGCCTGGCTGCAGTCGAGGGACGCATCTCGATCTGA
- a CDS encoding YggS family pyridoxal phosphate-dependent enzyme, translating to MGGLMYPTAASVADFDRNLAHVRARIEQARARSPFGQDVRLLPVSKTVPEERIRLAIEAGCGQLGENKVQEAHRKWRSLADTPVSWSVIGHLQTNKAKLVAEFATEFQALDSLRVAETLDRRLQAAGRSLDVFVQVNTSAEDSKFGLAPGEVEAFVRQLPSYSALRVRGLMTLAIFSTDTDRVRACFARLRTLRDQLRQSAPDGVGLDELSMGMSGDFELAIEEGASVVRVGQAIFGARALPNDHYWPEPTNPGTSPGGAARI from the coding sequence ATGGGAGGGCTGATGTACCCGACAGCGGCAAGCGTGGCCGACTTCGATCGCAACCTTGCGCACGTACGAGCCCGGATCGAGCAAGCGCGGGCGCGCTCGCCTTTCGGTCAGGACGTGCGACTGCTTCCGGTGAGCAAGACGGTTCCCGAAGAGCGGATCCGGCTGGCCATCGAAGCCGGGTGCGGGCAGCTGGGCGAGAACAAGGTGCAGGAGGCCCACCGCAAGTGGAGGTCCCTGGCCGATACGCCGGTCTCCTGGTCGGTGATCGGTCACCTACAGACGAACAAGGCGAAGCTGGTGGCCGAATTCGCCACCGAGTTCCAGGCATTGGACAGCCTCCGCGTTGCCGAGACGCTCGACCGGAGACTGCAGGCCGCCGGGCGTTCCCTGGACGTCTTCGTCCAGGTGAACACCTCCGCCGAGGACAGCAAGTTCGGCCTGGCACCCGGCGAGGTCGAGGCGTTTGTGCGTCAGCTGCCGTCGTACTCGGCGCTGCGCGTCCGCGGGCTGATGACGCTCGCGATCTTCTCGACCGACACCGACCGCGTCAGGGCGTGTTTCGCCAGGCTGCGCACCCTGCGCGACCAACTTCGGCAGAGCGCCCCAGACGGTGTCGGACTGGATGAGCTGTCGATGGGGATGTCCGGCGACTTCGAACTGGCCATCGAGGAGGGGGCCAGCGTGGTCCGCGTCGGACAGGCCATCTTCGGCGCCCGCGCCCTACCCAACGATCACTACTGGCCCGAGCCGACCAACCCCGGAACGAGCCCGGGAGGCGCTGCGCGGATCTGA
- a CDS encoding aminotransferase class I/II-fold pyridoxal phosphate-dependent enzyme produces the protein MGIEGGTAQEIADSVRGLLQEGALTVGATLPPVRQLAAELGVNRNTVAAAYRTLVLAGVAETRGRGGTVLRDNRDAGEQEGSAEGTPLTDLASGNPDPALLPDLTTALVGLDVTAKLYGGATIDPGLADAAERTFADLTAEITRAGWVLSVTGGAVDAHERILAAYLSPGDQVAVEDPCFLSSINALNHAGLRSVPVPVDAEGMRPDRLRAALSGGARAVIVTSRAHNPTGVSLTAARAQELQQVVSQFPQVLVIEDDHYSLLAAEPYRRVASAGTQHWALVRSVSKFFGPDLRVGLLASDEATAALVSARFGPGTNWVSHLLQRLTAALLNSTTAETAIVAAADTYRRRAGMLVTALAAEDIAVRGPQEGLNVWIDLDVDAQQVGAALMRRGWLVRAGRSFSAATDPARNAIRVTIATMTESIATTFASALAAALDDVDRSARRRRPPTRTALLD, from the coding sequence ATGGGCATCGAGGGTGGTACGGCACAGGAGATCGCCGACAGCGTCCGGGGCCTTCTACAGGAGGGTGCCCTGACGGTTGGAGCGACCCTGCCTCCGGTGCGGCAATTGGCGGCCGAGTTGGGGGTCAACCGCAACACGGTCGCCGCGGCCTACCGGACCCTGGTCCTTGCGGGTGTTGCGGAGACCCGCGGGCGGGGTGGCACGGTGCTGCGCGACAACCGTGACGCGGGCGAGCAGGAAGGCTCCGCCGAGGGCACTCCGTTGACGGACCTGGCCAGTGGTAACCCCGACCCGGCACTCCTGCCGGACCTGACCACGGCCCTGGTGGGCCTCGATGTGACGGCGAAGCTGTACGGCGGAGCGACCATCGATCCGGGCCTGGCCGACGCCGCCGAGCGCACGTTCGCAGACCTAACGGCCGAGATCACCCGCGCCGGGTGGGTGCTGTCGGTGACCGGCGGTGCGGTCGATGCGCACGAGCGGATCCTCGCCGCCTACCTGTCGCCCGGCGACCAGGTCGCCGTCGAGGATCCCTGCTTCCTTTCCTCGATCAACGCGCTGAACCACGCGGGACTGCGCTCGGTGCCCGTCCCGGTGGATGCGGAGGGGATGCGCCCGGACCGGTTGCGGGCCGCCCTGTCCGGCGGCGCCCGCGCTGTCATCGTCACCTCCCGCGCCCACAACCCCACCGGCGTCAGCCTGACGGCCGCACGCGCCCAGGAGTTGCAGCAGGTGGTGTCGCAGTTCCCGCAGGTGCTGGTCATCGAGGACGATCACTACTCGCTACTTGCCGCCGAACCGTATCGACGCGTCGCTTCCGCTGGGACGCAGCACTGGGCACTGGTGCGGTCGGTGTCGAAATTCTTCGGTCCCGACCTGCGTGTGGGGCTACTCGCCTCCGACGAGGCGACCGCGGCACTGGTGAGTGCCCGCTTCGGGCCTGGCACCAACTGGGTCAGTCACCTGCTGCAGCGCCTCACCGCCGCCCTGTTGAACAGCACGACCGCCGAGACGGCGATCGTCGCCGCCGCGGACACCTATCGGCGCCGGGCCGGGATGCTCGTCACCGCGCTCGCCGCCGAGGACATCGCCGTGCGGGGGCCGCAGGAGGGCTTGAATGTGTGGATCGACCTGGATGTCGATGCGCAACAGGTCGGCGCGGCGCTCATGCGTCGCGGCTGGCTCGTCCGTGCCGGACGCAGCTTCTCCGCGGCGACCGACCCGGCCCGCAATGCCATCCGCGTCACCATCGCGACCATGACCGAGAGCATCGCCACCACGTTCGCGTCGGCACTGGCGGCCGCGCTCGACGACGTCGACCGCAGCGCCCGTCGCAGGCGCCCGCCGACCCGCACCGCCCTTCTCGACTGA
- a CDS encoding aminotransferase class III-fold pyridoxal phosphate-dependent enzyme, whose protein sequence is MTDTLQPAVHTPIPGPKSQAIHARRTAVVPAGIPWNLPVYIDRAVGAYLIDVDGNAFVDMGSGIGVTSIGHANQAVIDAVTEQIGRFTHTLFGILPYEGYVTVAEHLARTTPGTHPKKTLLVNSGSEAVENAVKIARKHTGRTGIAVLDHAFHGRTNLTITMNHKMTPYGLGFGPFASDVHHVPNSYPYRDRLSGVAAAHRAIDHIEQRIGASALAALIVEPIQGEGGFIVPADGYLPALQDWANANGVVFIADEIQSGMGRTGAWFASEHFGITPDIVLTAKAIAAGLPLAGVTGRAEIMDSVHVGGIGGTFGGNPVAVAAAAAVFDEIDRAGLLAEADRIGSRLRTGLDALQRRHPTVGEVRGIGAMQAFELTDPNTGLPLAGAAGTISRYAAGRGVILVTAGSDGNVVRLLPNFTTPDAEIDYTLEVLDAALADIAQGGNGR, encoded by the coding sequence ATGACCGACACCCTCCAGCCCGCCGTACACACCCCGATTCCGGGGCCGAAGAGCCAGGCCATCCATGCCCGCCGGACCGCGGTCGTCCCCGCGGGAATTCCGTGGAATCTGCCCGTCTACATCGATCGCGCTGTCGGTGCCTATCTGATCGATGTCGACGGGAACGCGTTCGTCGACATGGGATCCGGGATCGGCGTGACCAGCATCGGTCACGCGAACCAGGCCGTGATCGATGCCGTCACCGAGCAGATCGGCCGCTTCACCCACACCCTGTTCGGAATCCTGCCCTACGAGGGCTACGTCACTGTCGCCGAGCATCTGGCCCGCACCACCCCCGGCACCCATCCGAAGAAGACTCTGCTCGTGAACTCGGGTTCCGAGGCGGTCGAGAATGCGGTCAAGATCGCCCGCAAGCACACTGGGCGGACCGGCATCGCGGTCCTCGACCATGCATTCCACGGCCGCACGAACCTGACCATCACGATGAACCACAAGATGACGCCCTACGGGCTCGGGTTCGGCCCGTTCGCCTCCGACGTGCACCACGTCCCGAACTCCTACCCGTACCGCGACCGGCTCTCGGGCGTCGCCGCCGCGCACCGCGCCATCGACCACATCGAGCAGCGCATCGGCGCGTCCGCCCTGGCCGCACTGATCGTCGAACCCATTCAGGGCGAGGGCGGGTTCATCGTTCCCGCCGACGGTTATCTGCCCGCCCTCCAGGACTGGGCGAACGCGAACGGAGTCGTGTTCATCGCCGACGAGATTCAGTCCGGGATGGGGCGCACCGGCGCGTGGTTCGCCAGCGAGCACTTCGGTATCACCCCCGACATTGTGCTGACCGCGAAGGCCATCGCCGCGGGTCTGCCGTTGGCCGGTGTCACCGGGCGCGCCGAGATCATGGACAGCGTCCACGTCGGCGGGATCGGGGGAACGTTCGGTGGCAATCCCGTCGCAGTCGCCGCGGCGGCGGCCGTGTTCGACGAGATCGACCGTGCCGGACTGCTTGCCGAAGCAGATCGGATCGGGTCGAGACTGCGCACCGGCCTCGATGCTCTCCAGCGTCGGCATCCGACGGTGGGGGAGGTCCGCGGAATCGGAGCCATGCAGGCATTCGAGCTCACCGACCCGAACACTGGTCTGCCGCTGGCCGGGGCGGCCGGGACGATCAGCCGCTACGCGGCCGGCCGCGGCGTCATCCTCGTCACTGCAGGAAGCGACGGAAACGTTGTTCGCCTCTTGCCGAACTTCACCACCCCAGACGCGGAGATCGACTACACCCTCGAAGTGCTCGACGCGGCCCTGGCGGACATCGCCCAGGGGGGGAACGGCCGATGA
- a CDS encoding pyrophosphatase, with protein MDLARLQAHVRARSEQYAVENAIVRDPAWFLLKLQEEVGELVQVYLMRAGQARDKGLSSEELDDRFRLELSDVLCQVLLIADEHGVDCEAEVVARYRSWGYDFGPDDPAVAMVT; from the coding sequence ATGGACCTAGCCCGGTTGCAGGCGCATGTGCGCGCCCGGTCGGAGCAGTACGCCGTCGAGAATGCGATCGTCAGGGACCCGGCCTGGTTTCTGTTGAAGCTGCAGGAGGAGGTCGGCGAGCTGGTGCAGGTCTATTTGATGCGCGCCGGGCAGGCCCGGGACAAAGGCCTGAGCTCCGAAGAGTTGGACGATCGGTTCCGTCTCGAGTTGTCCGATGTGCTGTGCCAGGTGCTTCTGATCGCCGACGAACACGGCGTCGATTGCGAGGCGGAGGTCGTGGCGCGCTACCGGTCGTGGGGATACGACTTCGGCCCCGACGATCCCGCCGTCGCGATGGTGACCTGA